A single window of Ornithorhynchus anatinus isolate Pmale09 chromosome 3, mOrnAna1.pri.v4, whole genome shotgun sequence DNA harbors:
- the SERPING1 gene encoding plasma protease C1 inhibitor gives MAPWLTPLALLCLILAAQTNVAQVLKKAQDGPKPNQLQRQATDEASHSPSLGDEGRKSSPAEIVTAAPEESISREKGKLSAQQPGQEPEAQKRGQEEVNETKSLKKEVAHPEIPSTLSTEEPTGVPTWHPLATSESVSVNSTETPTQASTEPPSTCPEPATVCSEPSKDNGSVAELGEALTKFSLKLYQAFSDAKKKESNLVFSPLSIFSLLAHILLGAGGDTKSNLEALLSSPKDSACIHSGLKEFKSKAFTIFSQIFHSKDLALKESFVNASRSLYGNIPQALGNDSTANLHFINEWVANHTNNRITQLVDSLPPELRLVLLNAIYLNAKWKTTFNPQFTSEENFYHKSSKVKVMMMHSKKYPVAQITEPTLKAKVGKLQLTDGLSLVVLLPQQVNHQLSEVELKLNTPLFRAMMDKLEATSFKPTIVNIPRIKVSTKQDLQEILEKMQFFDFSYDTNLCGLTADPEVELSAAHHQAVLELTETGVEAVAASAVSLARSMAVFEVNQPFLFLLWDQRHKFPVFLGRIYNPAA, from the exons ATGGCACCCTGGCTGACGCCTCTAGCCCTCCTGTGCCTGATCTTAGCGGCCCAGACCAAT GTGGCCCAGGTCCTGAAGAAGGCGCAGGATGGGCCAAAACCTAATCAGCTCCAGCGGCAAGCTACGGATGAGGCCTCACACTCTCCGAGCCTCGGGGATGAAGGGAGAAAATCCTCCCCAGCTGAGATTGTCACTGCCGCTCCCGAGGAGTCAATATccagagaaaaggggaaattgTCTGCCCAGCAGCCAGGGCAAGAACCAGAGGCCCAGAAGAGAGGGCAAGAGGAAGTCAATGAGACCAAGTCTTTGAAGAAGGAGGTGGCCCATCCTGAGATCCCGTCAACCCTCTCCACTGAGGAACCCACCGGAGTACCTACATGGCACCCGCTGGCAACATCTGAGTCAGTCTCTGTAAATTCTACAGAAACACCCACCCAAGCCTCCACAGAACCGCCCTCCACCTGCCCGGAGCCTGCCACCGTCTGCTCCGAGCCCTCCAAGGACAACGGGTCGGTGGCCGAGTTGGGGGAGGCGCTGACGAAATTCTCCCTGAAGCTGTACCAGGCTTTCTCAGATGCGAAGAAGAAGGAATCCAACCTGGTCTTCTCGCCACTCAGCATCTTCAgcctcctcgcccacatcctgctgg GGGCTGGAGGTGACACCAAGAGTAACCTGGaggccctcctctcttcccccaaagaCTCTGCCTGCATTCACAGTGGCTTGAAGGAGTTCAAATCCAAGGCCTTCACCATCTTCTCCCAGATCTTCCACAGTAAAG acttggccctgaaggAGTCTTTTGTGAATGCCTCCAGGAGCCTATATGGCAACATCCCCCAGGCCCTGGGCAATGACAGCACCGCCAACCTCCACTTCATCAACGAATGGGTGGCGAATCATACCAATAACCGTATCACCCAACTGGTGGACTCTCTGCCGCCCGAACTGCGTCTCGTTCTGCTCAATGCCATCTATCTCAACG CCAAGTGGAAGACGACGTTCAATCCCCAGTTCACCTCCGAGGAGAATTTTTACCACAAATCTTCCAAGGTAAAGGTGATGATGATGCACAGCAAGAAGTACCCTGTGGCCCAGATCACCGAACCTACCCTGAAGGCCAAG GTCGGAAAGCTGCAACTGACGGACGGGCTGAGCCTGGTGGTCCTCCTGCCCCAGCAAGTCAACCACCAGCTCTCCGAAGTGGAGCTGAAACTCAACACCCCCTTGTTCAGAGCCATGATGGATAAGCTAGAGGCCACCAGCTTCAAGCCCACCATCGTGAACATACCGAGAATCAAAGTGTCCACCAAGCAGGACCTGCAGGAGATCTTGGAGAAAATGC AATTCTTCGACTTCTCCTACGACACCAACCTGTGCGGGCTGACGGCGGACCCGGAGGTGGAGTTGTCCGCTGCCCATCACCAGGCTGTGCTGGAGCTGACGGAGACCGGGGTGGAGGCGGTGGCGGCCTCAGCCGTCTCTCTGGCTCGCTCCATGGCTGTCTTCGAGGTGAATCagcctttcctcttcctgctctggGACCAGCGACACAAGTTCCCCGTCTTCTTGGGACGAATTTACAACCCCGCTGCCTGA